The Pseudomonas oryzicola genomic sequence AACACCCCTTCGATCAGCCTGCCCTGCCCATCGCGCATCAGGCCTTCGGCATGTTCGCTGTCCTGCCATTCGGCACGGGCCAGCACCTGCTCCAGACGATTGAGGTGTTTCAGCCCGGCCAGCAGGGGTTGCTCGCCAAGCCGGGTCTGGCACAGGAACAGCCGCACGCCGTGCTCGGCATGTTCGACAGGATAGCTGGGCAACGGGCTGCCCTGCAGGATACGCCGCGGCATGGCACCGGCAACCGGCGCATAGCCGCGCTGGCTGTCGCCACGGGTAATGATGAGTTTGGCAATGCCATCAGCGAGCTGGCTGGCGTAACGCAGCAGTTCTTCGCGCACCAGTGCCAAGTCGGCATCGATCGCCAGGCGCTGGCAACCCAGCGCCAGGCGGGCGAGGTGGCCGTCCAGCAAGCTGGGCCGGCCGCCACGCACGGCGATGGTCTCGAACAGGCCATCGCCGTAGGCCAGGCCGCGGTTCTGCAGGTTGACTGCAGCCGCTGGCTGGCCGTCGATCCAGCTGTGCATCAACCGGCGAACCGGCGGAATACCAGCGAACCGTTGGTACCACCAAAACCGAACGAGTTGGACAGCACCACATCGATCGGCATGCTGCGCGCCTGGTGCGGCACGAAGTCGAGGTCGCAACCTTCGTCCGGCTCGTCCAGGTTGATGGTAGGCGGTGCCATCTGGCTGTTGATTGCCAGGACGCTGAAGATCGCTTCCACCGCACCGGCAGCGCCCAAGAGGTGGCCAGTCATCGACTTGGTCGAGCTGACCGCCAGCTTGTAGGCATGCTCGCCGAACACGCGCTTGATCGCTGCGACTTCAGCGATGTCGCCCGCCGGGGTGGAGGTGCCATGGGCGTTGATGTAGCTGACCTCTTGCGGCTGGATGCCGGCATCGCGCAGGGCGTTGGCCATGCAGCGGGCAGCGCCTTCGCCGGTGTCGGGCGGCGATGTCATGTGGTAGGCATCCCCGCTCATGCCGAAGCCGACCAGCTCGGCGTAGATGGTGGCACCGCGCGCCTTGGCGTGTTCCAGCTCTTCAAGCACCAGGGCACCGGCACCATCGGACAGCACGAAGCCGTCACGGCCCTTGTCCCACGGGCGGCTGGCCCGGCTTGGCTCGTCGTTGCGGGTGGACAGTGCACGCGAGGCACCGAAACCGCCCATGCCCAGGCCGCAGGCAGCCATTTCGGCGCCACCGGCGATCATCACGTCAGCTTCACCGTAGGCGATGTTGCGCGCGGCCATGCCGATGCAGTGGGTGCCGGTGGTGCAGGCCGTGGCGATGGCGTAGTTCGGCCCCTGCAGGCCCAGGTGAATCGACAGGAAGCCGGAGATCATGTTGATGATCGAGCCCGGCACGAAGAACGGCGAAATACGACGCGGCCCCGAATCGTGCAGGGTGCGGCTGGTTTCTTCGATGTTGGTCAGGCCACCGATACCCGAGCCCATGGCCACGCCAATCCGCTCGCGGTTGGCGTCGGTGACTTCCAGGCCGGCATTGCGCACCGCCTGGAAACCGGCCGCCAGGCCGTACTGGATGAACAGGTCGAGCTTGCGGGCCTCTTTGGCCGACAGGTATTGCTCGACCTCGAAGCCTTTCACCGAGCCGCCAAAACGGGTGGAGTAGGCAGACAGGTCCGTGTGTTCGATCGGACCGATGCCACTGCGGCCAGCCAGAATGCCCTGCCATGTGCTCGGTACATCGGTACCCAGTGGCGACAGCATACCCATACCGGTGACCACGACGCGTCTACGCGACACAGTACTCTCCTTTTCTAGTAACAGAGTCTCTTGCCATTGCATTCAAGCGCAGGAATGGAATGGCAACAGGCTCTAGAGTGCGCAGTGAACGAGGCAGCCTGGAAAAATACGGGCGCTCGCAAAGAAAAAACCGCACGCCGGCGAAGGCAGTGCGGTTTTCCCCGACAAGTAGCGTCGACTAGCGCGTCTTAGGCCTGGTGGGCTTTGACGTAGTCGATGGCAGCTTGAACGGTAGTGATCTTCTCGGCTTCTTCGTCAGGGATTTCGGTCTCGAATTCCTCTTCCAGAGCCATCACCAGCTCAACGGTGTCAAGCGAATCGGCACCCAGGTCATCGACGAAGGACTTGGACTCAGTCACTTCCTCTTCCTTCACGCCCAGTTGCTCGGCGACGATTTTCTTGACGCGTTCTTCGATGGTGCTCATACCTAGTTTTCACTCCTAATGGATATATGTCAGGCAGCTGGCCGGTGGCTAATTTTATAGAAAGACGTTCGCTTTTCAAGCTAAACGCACTTTCAGGCTAGCCAGCCTACCCGCTGCCTAAAATTCGGTTGCAGCTTTATAACGGATTTTAGGCTCGCAGTATGACTCTTTTTTTACGAAACCCGTCACATTCAGTTGCAGTGTTACATGTACATCCCGCCGTTGACCGGCACGGTGGCGCCAGTTACGTACGCTGCGCCGTCGGATGCCAGGAACGAAACCACCTTGGCAATTTCGTCAGCCTGGCCCAGGCGGCCCAGCGGGATCTGGGTCTGCAGGGCTTCGCGCTGCGCTTCCGGCAGCTCGCGGGTCATGTCGGTATCGATGAAGCCCGGAGTCACCGAATTGACGGTGATACCGCGCGAGCCCACTTCACGCGCCAGGGCGCGACTGAAACCTTCGAGGCCCGCCTTGGCGGCCGCATAGTTGGCCTGGCCGGCGTTACCCATGGCACCGACGACCGAGCCGATACTGATGATACGACCCCAACGCGCCTTGGTCATGCCACGCAGCACGCCCTTGGACAGACGGTAGAGGCTGTTCAGGTTGGTGTCGATCACGTCGAACCACTCGTCGTCCTTCATGCGCAGCATGAGATTGTCGCGGGTGATGCCGGCGTTGTTGACCAGGATGGCGGGGGCACCGAACTGCTCGCCAATGGCGGCCAGTACAGCTTCAACAGATTCGGCGCTGGTCACGTTCAGTTCCATGCCGGTACCGGTGATGCCGTGTTCCTTCAGGGTGGCAGCAATGCGCTCGGCACCGGAAGCCGAAGTGGCGGTACCGATCACGGTCGCGCCCTGGCGGCCCAGCTCGAGGGCGATGGCCTGGCCAATGCCACGGCTGGCGCCGGTGACCAGTGCAACTTTACCTTGCAGGCTCATGCAAGCTTCTCCAAATCAGGCCAGCGCCGCGCGGGTGGCGGCGACGGCGTCAGGGGTGTTGAGGTTGTAGGTGGTCACACCATCGGCGCAACGCTTGTTCAGGCCGGCCAGGACCTTGCCCGGACCGCACTCGACCAGGTTGACGGCACCGTTCGCCGCCAGGGTCTGCACGCACTCGACCCAGCGCACCGGCTGGTACAGCTGCGCCAGCAAGTCTTGCTTGAGGGCGTCGAGGTCGGCGGCCACGGCAGCGGTGACGTTCTGCACCACGGGGATCTGTGGGGCCTTCCACTCGATGGCGTTGACCGACTCGGCAAAGCGCTCGGCAGCCGGCTTCATCAGTGCGCAGTGCGACGGTACGCTGACCGCCAGCGGCAGGGCGCGCTTGGCGCCCTTGGCCTTGCACAGCTCCATGGCACGGTCTACTGCGGCCTTGTTGCCGGCGATGACTACCTGGCCTGGCGAGTTGAAGTTGACCGCGCTGACCACCTGGTCTTCGGCCGCTTCGGCGCAGATTTCAACCACCACGGCATCGTCCAGGCCGAGAATGGCAGCCATGGCACCATGGCCGGCCGGCACGGCTTCCTGCATCAGCTGGCCACGGCGTTCGACCAGGCGCACGGCGTCCTTCAGGCTGATGCTGCCAGCAGCAACCAGGGCGCTGTATTCGCCCAGGCTATGACCGGAAACGAACGCCGGCCGTGCACCGCCCTCTTCCAGCCACAGGCGCCACAGGGCGATGGAGGCAGTCAGAATGGCCGGCTGGGTCTTGTCGGTCTGGTTGAGTTGTTCTTCCGGGCCTTCCTGGACCAGCTTCCACAGGTCGTAACCAAGTGCCTCGGACGCTTCCTTGAAGGTTTCGATGATCACTGGCTTCTCGGCGCCGAGCTCGGCGAGCATGCCCAGCGACTGGGAACCTTGACCGGGAAAGACGAATGCGAGAGATGCAGACATTGAACAAGCCCTTATGATCTTGTCGTCGGATAGGGTGCGCCAGGCCCCGGGCCAGGCGCAGAATCTGAAAGCTTGGATGGAGACTCCACCTGCGCGGTCACATTTAAGCACTTCATCGGCGATATGCCTAAGATCTTCGTTTACCTGTGCCAGCCATTTTTCACAGGCACAAGCTACCGCAACAGGTCCTCCAGGCGCCCATGCAAGCGCTGCGGCAGGTTCTCCTGAATCTCGATCAACGCCCGCTGGATGGCACTCTGGAAGCCCTGCACCCCCGCCGAGCCATGGCTCTTGATGACGATGCCCTGCAACCCGAGGAAGCTCGCCCCATTGTGCCGCGCCGGCGCCAGGTCGGCCTGCAGGCGCTTGAGCAGCGGCATCGCCATGGCCCCGGCCACCCGCGACAACACGCCACCCTTGAACAACTGCTCGATGCGCGCACCGATCATCGTTGCCAGCCCCTCACTGGACTTGAGCAGGATGTTACCAACGAACCCGTCGCAAACCACCACGTCCGCCTCGCCACGATACAACCCGTCACCCTCGACGAAGCCCACATAGTTGAGCCCGCGGGCGTTCTGCAACAGGCTGGCCGCCAGCTTGACCTGCTGGTTGCCCTTGATGTCCTCGGTGCCGATGTTCAGCAGCGCCACACGCGGCCTGTGCACGCCCAGGGCCTGGGCAGCCACCGAACCCATCACGGCGAACTGGTAGAGGTTTTCAGCACTGCAGTCGACATTGGCCCCCAGGTCGAGCAGCTGGCAATAGCCGGACTGGGTCGGGATCGCCGCCACCATGGCCGGTCGATCGATACCCGGCAGGGTCTTGAGCACGAACCGCGACAGCGCCATCAGCGCCCCGGTGTTGCCGGCACTGACACAGGCCTGAGCCTTGCCGTCGCGCACCAGTTCGAGGGCAATGCGCATCGACGAGTCGGGCTTGCCGCGCAGCGCCTGGGAGGGCCGCTCGTCCATGCCGACCACCTCGCTGGCGGCCACAATCTGCAGGCGCGCGCGATCCGCAGCCGCAAGGCCGCTGACAAGATCTTCAAGGAGGGAGGGTTGACCGACGAGGGTCAGGTGCAGCGAGGGAGTAGCCGAAAGGCAGGCAATGCTAGCCTGGACAATGCTGCGGGGACCGAAGTCCCCGCCCATTGCGTCGATCGCGATGATCTGAGCGGACAAGGATTACTCGTCAGCGCCCTTGTCGATCACTTTGCGACCACGGTATACGCCTTCTGGCGAAACGTGGTGACGCAGGTGTACTTCACCGGTGGTTTTCTCTACCGACAGCGCGTTTTCCGACAGGGCGTCGTGCGAACGGCGCATGTCACGGGCAGAGCGGGATTTTTTGTTCTGCTGAACAGCCATAATTGATTAACTCCTAAACGTTTGGGTCACGCTTTAACTGCGCCAAAACACTGAACGGGTTGGACCGCGATACCTCGTCCTTGCTCGATTCGGGCTCGTCTGCGCCCGCCGGCTGCTGGCATTCTTCCGGATGGTGAGCAGGCACGATTGGCAAGGCGAGCAGAAGCTCTTCCTCGATCAATGCCTGCAGATCCAATGGATCTTCGCCCAGTTCCAGCACGTCATAGCCTTTCGGCAACGACTGGGTATTCGCACCCTCCTTCACCACGGCGTATGTACATTCGCTGTGGATCGGCAGGGTGACCAGCTCAAGACAACGCTGGCAAACCATCTTGACCTCGACGTCCAGCTCGCTGTGGATAACCACTACGTGCTGTTCATCTCGTTCAAAATCGAACTTCGCCTGCACCGTACCGACATTGTCGGAAAGCGGGTCGCAGAGTCTTTCCAAATCAGCGAGTTGCAGCGAACCATTAAGGGTTACGCCACGATCAGCCAATTTGCGCGGGTCAACGTGAGGTGGAATCGGGTCATTCAACATAGGCGCAGCATTCTAGGGATGCCCCCCGCCCCTGTCAAAGGAAATTCGGCGGCATCGTGCGTGATAGAATTTGGTTAAACCGATTCAGGAGTCTACCATGCTTCCTCTGTTACTGGCTTCCAGCTCTGCCTACCGCCGCGAACTGCTCGCACGCCTACGCCTGCCCTTCAGCTGGGCAAGCCCCGACATAGACGAACAGCGCCTGCCTGGCGAACCGGCGGCGGACCTGGTGCGGCGCCTGGCCAGGCAGAAGGCAGAAGCACTGGCCAGCAGCCACCCCGCGCACCTGATCATTGGTTCGGACCAGGTTGCGGTGCTCGGCGAGCAGGTGCTGGGTAAGCCGCACACCTTCGAGCGCGCCTGCGAGCAGTTACTTGAGTGCAGCGGGCAACAGGTGAGCTTTCTGACCGGGCTGGCACTACTGAACAGCGCCACCGGGCAATGTCAGGTGGATTGCGTGCCGTTTACCGTGACATTGCGTGAACTGAGCCGCGAGCAGGTGGAGCGCTATGTGACGGCAGAACAGCCGCTGGATTGCGCTGGCAGCTTCAAGGCGGAGGGGCTGGGGGTGAGCCTGTTCCAGAGCACGCACGGGTGCGATGCGACCAGCCTGATCGGGCTGCCTTTGATTCGGCTGGTGGATATGCTGACCAAGGAAGGCACGGCCATCCCTTGAGACCCTGGGGCCGCGTTGCGGCCCCGGCAATCTTGGTTCAGCGCAACTGCGGCCCCTGGAACCCCATCCACATGGCCAGGTGTTCGGCCACGCTGGCCCCTACGCGCTTGGAGAAGCGATCGAGCGGCGATTCCTGCACGGTGAAATCCACCAGCTCCTTCTCGCCAACGATTTCCCGCGCCACGTAGCTGGCACTGCCCAGCCCATCGACCAACCCCAGCTCCTTGGCCTGCTCACCCGACCAGACCAGGCCACTGAACAGCTCAGGGTGCTCCTTGTCCTTCAGGCGCTCGCCGCGCCCCTGCTTGACCATGGCGATGAATTGCTTGTGGGTGACATCCAGCACACCTTGCCAGAACCGGGTCTCGTCGGGCTTTTCCGGCGAGAACGGGTCGAGGAAGGCCTTGTGCTCGCCGGAGGTGTAGGCTCGTCGCTCGACACCCAGCTTCTCCATGGTGCCGACAAAACCGTAGCCCGCCGCCGTCACGCCGATGGAGCCCACCAGACTGGCCTTGTCGGCGTAGATCTCGTCCGCCGCACTGGCAATGTAGTAAGCACCGGAAGCGCCCAGGTCAGTGATGACCGCGTACAGCTTGATGGCCGGATACTCGGCGCGCAGGCGGCGGATTTCGTCATACACGTAGCCCGCCTGCACCGGACTGCCACCCGGGCTGTTGATACGCATCACCACTGCCTTGGTCTTGCTGTCCTTGAACGCCTCGCGCAAGCCCTTGACGATATTGTCGGCGCTGGCCGACTCCTGATCGGCAATCATGCCGCGCACCTCGACCAACGCGGTATGGCTGACATTGCGCGACGCGGCCTTGTCCATATCCATCAGCGGCGTGAACAACGCCAGGATGCCGAACAGGTAGACGAAGGTCAGCAGCTTGAAGAAGATCCCCCAGCGACGCGTCCGGCGATGCTCCTGAACGTTCGCCAACAGGGTCTTTTCCAGCAGCCTCCAGCTGTTGCGCGCTTCGCGCTCCTCGGTTTCGGCCTCAGGGGCTTTCCATTCGTCTGCCATGCTTACCTACCTTGGAAAGGAATTGCGGAACCTCCCAGCCACTCGCGCAACTGGGAAAAGTGATCGATGCACACCTGCGGCCCGAACTCGGCCAGCGCCTGCAGCGACATGGCACCATAGCCCACGGCCGCCGAATGCATGCCAGCATTGCTGGCCATCTGCAGGTCGAACGCCGAATCGCCAACCATCAGCGCGCGCGCCGGCTCGACGCCACAATGGCCGAGGATTTCCTCGAGCATGCGCGGATGCGGCTTGCCGCGAGTCTCGTCGGCGGCGCGGGTGATGTCGAAGAACTGCTCCAGACCATTGGCCTTGAGCACGCGGTCCAACCCGCGGCGCGCCTTGCCGGTAGCCACTGCCAGGCGGTACCCCTCGGTACGAAAGGCATCCAGCGACTCCACCACGCCGTCGAACAGTGGCGAGGGCTGCTGGTCCAGAGCCATGTAGATATCGGCATAGTGCTGACGGAAGCTTTCGACTTGCGCTGGCGCCAGGTGCGGATACAAGGTCTGGATCGCCTCGCCCAGGGCCAGGCCGATGATGCCCTTGATCGCATCATCGCTGCTTAGCGCCTCACCGGCACGTTCGGCGGCGGCATTCATGGCCTCGACAATACGCCCGATGGAATCGGCAAGGGTGCCATCCCAGTCGAAGATCAGCAGCTCATAGGCTTTTTTCATAGATCAGGATGCACTCAGACGCTCAACGGTTTTCGCCCAGACCTCATCCACCGGCGCCTCGAGCTTGAGCTCGCCACCGTCCGGCAGCGGCACGGTCAG encodes the following:
- the pabC gene encoding aminodeoxychorismate lyase — its product is MHSWIDGQPAAAVNLQNRGLAYGDGLFETIAVRGGRPSLLDGHLARLALGCQRLAIDADLALVREELLRYASQLADGIAKLIITRGDSQRGYAPVAGAMPRRILQGSPLPSYPVEHAEHGVRLFLCQTRLGEQPLLAGLKHLNRLEQVLARAEWQDSEHAEGLMRDGQGRLIEGVFSNLFLVREGKLFTADLSRCGVAGVMRAALLQQAVLQGIPVQVCDLPFEALEQADEVFVCNSVYGVWPVRGIAALNWSPGPLTRKLQAVARTLLET
- the fabF gene encoding beta-ketoacyl-ACP synthase II, which gives rise to MSRRRVVVTGMGMLSPLGTDVPSTWQGILAGRSGIGPIEHTDLSAYSTRFGGSVKGFEVEQYLSAKEARKLDLFIQYGLAAGFQAVRNAGLEVTDANRERIGVAMGSGIGGLTNIEETSRTLHDSGPRRISPFFVPGSIINMISGFLSIHLGLQGPNYAIATACTTGTHCIGMAARNIAYGEADVMIAGGAEMAACGLGMGGFGASRALSTRNDEPSRASRPWDKGRDGFVLSDGAGALVLEELEHAKARGATIYAELVGFGMSGDAYHMTSPPDTGEGAARCMANALRDAGIQPQEVSYINAHGTSTPAGDIAEVAAIKRVFGEHAYKLAVSSTKSMTGHLLGAAGAVEAIFSVLAINSQMAPPTINLDEPDEGCDLDFVPHQARSMPIDVVLSNSFGFGGTNGSLVFRRFAG
- the acpP gene encoding acyl carrier protein, with protein sequence MSTIEERVKKIVAEQLGVKEEEVTESKSFVDDLGADSLDTVELVMALEEEFETEIPDEEAEKITTVQAAIDYVKAHQA
- the fabG gene encoding 3-oxoacyl-ACP reductase FabG — translated: MSLQGKVALVTGASRGIGQAIALELGRQGATVIGTATSASGAERIAATLKEHGITGTGMELNVTSAESVEAVLAAIGEQFGAPAILVNNAGITRDNLMLRMKDDEWFDVIDTNLNSLYRLSKGVLRGMTKARWGRIISIGSVVGAMGNAGQANYAAAKAGLEGFSRALAREVGSRGITVNSVTPGFIDTDMTRELPEAQREALQTQIPLGRLGQADEIAKVVSFLASDGAAYVTGATVPVNGGMYM
- the fabD gene encoding ACP S-malonyltransferase, translated to MSASLAFVFPGQGSQSLGMLAELGAEKPVIIETFKEASEALGYDLWKLVQEGPEEQLNQTDKTQPAILTASIALWRLWLEEGGARPAFVSGHSLGEYSALVAAGSISLKDAVRLVERRGQLMQEAVPAGHGAMAAILGLDDAVVVEICAEAAEDQVVSAVNFNSPGQVVIAGNKAAVDRAMELCKAKGAKRALPLAVSVPSHCALMKPAAERFAESVNAIEWKAPQIPVVQNVTAAVAADLDALKQDLLAQLYQPVRWVECVQTLAANGAVNLVECGPGKVLAGLNKRCADGVTTYNLNTPDAVAATRAALA
- the plsX gene encoding phosphate acyltransferase PlsX; amino-acid sequence: MSAQIIAIDAMGGDFGPRSIVQASIACLSATPSLHLTLVGQPSLLEDLVSGLAAADRARLQIVAASEVVGMDERPSQALRGKPDSSMRIALELVRDGKAQACVSAGNTGALMALSRFVLKTLPGIDRPAMVAAIPTQSGYCQLLDLGANVDCSAENLYQFAVMGSVAAQALGVHRPRVALLNIGTEDIKGNQQVKLAASLLQNARGLNYVGFVEGDGLYRGEADVVVCDGFVGNILLKSSEGLATMIGARIEQLFKGGVLSRVAGAMAMPLLKRLQADLAPARHNGASFLGLQGIVIKSHGSAGVQGFQSAIQRALIEIQENLPQRLHGRLEDLLR
- the rpmF gene encoding 50S ribosomal protein L32, translating into MAVQQNKKSRSARDMRRSHDALSENALSVEKTTGEVHLRHHVSPEGVYRGRKVIDKGADE
- a CDS encoding YceD family protein; translated protein: MLNDPIPPHVDPRKLADRGVTLNGSLQLADLERLCDPLSDNVGTVQAKFDFERDEQHVVVIHSELDVEVKMVCQRCLELVTLPIHSECTYAVVKEGANTQSLPKGYDVLELGEDPLDLQALIEEELLLALPIVPAHHPEECQQPAGADEPESSKDEVSRSNPFSVLAQLKRDPNV
- a CDS encoding Maf family protein, producing the protein MLPLLLASSSAYRRELLARLRLPFSWASPDIDEQRLPGEPAADLVRRLARQKAEALASSHPAHLIIGSDQVAVLGEQVLGKPHTFERACEQLLECSGQQVSFLTGLALLNSATGQCQVDCVPFTVTLRELSREQVERYVTAEQPLDCAGSFKAEGLGVSLFQSTHGCDATSLIGLPLIRLVDMLTKEGTAIP
- a CDS encoding S49 family peptidase is translated as MADEWKAPEAETEEREARNSWRLLEKTLLANVQEHRRTRRWGIFFKLLTFVYLFGILALFTPLMDMDKAASRNVSHTALVEVRGMIADQESASADNIVKGLREAFKDSKTKAVVMRINSPGGSPVQAGYVYDEIRRLRAEYPAIKLYAVITDLGASGAYYIASAADEIYADKASLVGSIGVTAAGYGFVGTMEKLGVERRAYTSGEHKAFLDPFSPEKPDETRFWQGVLDVTHKQFIAMVKQGRGERLKDKEHPELFSGLVWSGEQAKELGLVDGLGSASYVAREIVGEKELVDFTVQESPLDRFSKRVGASVAEHLAMWMGFQGPQLR
- a CDS encoding HAD family hydrolase produces the protein MKKAYELLIFDWDGTLADSIGRIVEAMNAAAERAGEALSSDDAIKGIIGLALGEAIQTLYPHLAPAQVESFRQHYADIYMALDQQPSPLFDGVVESLDAFRTEGYRLAVATGKARRGLDRVLKANGLEQFFDITRAADETRGKPHPRMLEEILGHCGVEPARALMVGDSAFDLQMASNAGMHSAAVGYGAMSLQALAEFGPQVCIDHFSQLREWLGGSAIPFQGR